In Paraflavitalea devenefica, a single window of DNA contains:
- a CDS encoding sensor histidine kinase has product MNQLVEFFSRLLDTSDWPPRWHCGKWSSFHGWLYIISDLLVWSAYFAIPLIIIRFITKKHDARFIRLYFLFAAFILACGATHFFDAVTFWFPVYRVNALVRAITGIISWITVFYLIKVLPLAFSLRSSRELEEEVEQRKKAEDKFRNFLERAPDSIIVVSEDGIIQLVNAQTVKMFGYNREEMVGNRIELLMPQRYGKMHPFRRFRLFDTGQSVQVAENYELFAVRKDGREFPVEMSLSPMETDEGLMLTASIRDVSEKKQLEKVIRDTNITLERKVRQRTEELERKNKELEQFAYVASHDMQEPLRTTSSFVDLLRKQYKGKLDENADKYLDYIVQSSDRMKILIRDLLEYSRLGREKEKRRVDCNSIVEQVRADLNKVIKESQAEVRAGELPLLDAFPTELKLLFQNLVSNSIKFRRPGVPPVVEINAIRDNGCWEFSFSDNGIGIEPQYLDRIFVIFQRLHNRTDYEGSGIGLAHCKKIVELHEGRIWVKSEPGVGSTFFFTISEMQ; this is encoded by the coding sequence ATGAACCAGCTCGTAGAATTTTTTTCCAGGTTACTGGATACTTCAGATTGGCCTCCCCGTTGGCACTGTGGAAAATGGTCATCGTTCCACGGCTGGTTGTATATCATTAGTGATCTGCTGGTATGGTCGGCTTACTTTGCTATCCCTCTTATCATCATCCGTTTTATTACCAAAAAGCATGACGCCCGTTTTATCCGGCTGTACTTCTTATTTGCAGCGTTCATACTGGCCTGTGGCGCTACCCATTTTTTTGACGCGGTAACCTTTTGGTTCCCGGTATATAGGGTAAACGCCCTGGTTCGGGCTATTACAGGCATCATTAGCTGGATCACTGTATTCTATCTCATTAAGGTGCTGCCCCTGGCGTTTAGCCTGCGGTCATCCCGTGAGTTGGAAGAGGAAGTAGAACAGCGGAAGAAAGCGGAAGATAAATTCCGGAACTTCCTGGAAAGGGCGCCCGACAGCATTATTGTGGTCAGTGAAGATGGGATCATACAACTGGTCAATGCGCAAACAGTGAAAATGTTTGGCTATAACCGCGAGGAAATGGTAGGCAACCGGATAGAATTGCTCATGCCGCAGCGGTACGGTAAAATGCATCCCTTCAGGCGCTTCCGTTTATTCGATACCGGCCAATCGGTGCAGGTGGCAGAAAACTATGAATTGTTTGCGGTGCGTAAAGATGGCCGGGAATTCCCCGTGGAGATGAGTCTCAGTCCGATGGAAACAGATGAAGGGCTCATGCTAACGGCCTCTATCCGCGACGTATCAGAAAAAAAACAACTGGAGAAAGTAATCCGGGATACCAATATAACGTTGGAACGTAAGGTCAGGCAACGTACAGAAGAACTGGAACGTAAAAATAAGGAGCTGGAGCAGTTTGCCTATGTGGCTTCACACGATATGCAGGAGCCTCTACGTACTACTTCCAGCTTTGTAGACCTGCTGCGCAAGCAATACAAAGGCAAGCTGGACGAAAATGCTGATAAGTACCTGGATTATATTGTTCAGTCGTCCGACCGGATGAAGATCCTCATCAGGGATCTGCTGGAGTATTCACGGCTGGGGCGGGAAAAAGAGAAGCGGCGCGTGGATTGTAACAGCATTGTAGAGCAGGTAAGGGCCGATCTCAATAAGGTAATCAAGGAAAGCCAGGCCGAAGTGAGGGCCGGAGAGTTGCCCCTGCTGGATGCCTTTCCTACAGAACTAAAACTATTGTTCCAGAACCTGGTGAGCAATTCCATCAAATTCCGCAGACCCGGAGTGCCACCGGTAGTAGAAATTAATGCGATCAGGGATAATGGATGCTGGGAGTTTTCCTTCAGTGACAATGGCATAGGCATAGAGCCGCAATACCTGGACCGGATATTTGTGATCTTTCAACGCCTGCACAACCGTACCGATTATGAAGGCTCTGGCATCGGGCTGGCGCATTGTAAAAAGATTGTGGAATTGCATGAAGGTAGAATATGGGTAAAATCAGAGCCCGGCGTTGGCAGCACTTTTTTCTTTACCATTTCTGAAATGCAGTGA
- a CDS encoding lysophospholipid acyltransferase family protein — MKSLFTPLRWLYCLYASLTFIVVMLLVIPFVIIGSFFGKIKGGNFIYRLCTLWGDGWFFLIGIRHRNLYEAPHDKREQYIFVANHISYLDAPIIVKTLRQQVRVLGKVEMAKVPIFGFIYKNAVVTVDRSSAENRARSVRVLKSVIKKRISIFIFPEGTFNETHRPVKDFFDGAFRIAIETQTPIKPVLFLDAYARQHYRSLLSINPGRSRSVFLAPVPVAGLTNKDLPALKQKVFDIMEQKLREYKATWIE, encoded by the coding sequence ATGAAATCCCTCTTCACCCCTTTACGTTGGTTGTATTGCCTTTATGCCTCCCTTACATTCATTGTAGTGATGCTATTGGTAATTCCATTCGTGATCATCGGGTCTTTCTTTGGGAAGATCAAGGGCGGCAACTTCATCTACAGGTTATGCACCCTTTGGGGCGATGGCTGGTTCTTCCTCATCGGCATCCGGCACCGGAACCTCTACGAAGCGCCGCATGACAAAAGGGAACAATACATCTTTGTGGCCAACCATATTTCCTACCTCGATGCCCCCATCATTGTGAAAACACTCCGCCAGCAGGTGCGGGTACTGGGCAAAGTGGAAATGGCCAAAGTGCCCATCTTCGGTTTCATTTACAAGAATGCAGTGGTGACGGTTGACAGAAGCAGTGCCGAAAACCGGGCCCGTAGTGTGCGCGTGCTGAAATCGGTCATTAAAAAAAGGATCTCCATCTTTATATTCCCGGAAGGCACTTTCAATGAAACCCACCGGCCGGTGAAGGATTTCTTCGATGGCGCTTTCCGTATTGCTATCGAAACACAAACCCCTATCAAGCCGGTCCTGTTCCTCGATGCTTATGCAAGGCAACATTACCGCAGTCTCCTTTCCATCAATCCCGGCCGGTCAAGATCTGTATTCCTGGCGCCGGTTCCCGTAGCAGGACTAACCAACAAAGACCTCCCTGCGCTGAAACAAAAGGTATTTGACATCATGGAACAGAAGCTCCGTGAATACAAAGCCACATGGATTGAGTGA
- the priA gene encoding replication restart helicase PriA, producing the protein MFAEVIIPLALPKNYTWAVPDHLAEQVKEGVRVEVGLRQTKRYAGVVKRLHNEKPEFFEPKDILNVLDAEPIVYKEQLQLWEWIARYYMCSEGEVMAAALPSHFKLSSETQLVFNEEYGENFDQLDHDEYLVAEALLLKKELKLAEVQQVLDSSHVYPVIKRLIDKKVCFVWEALKETYTPKKETFVLLNPLYDNEDELAKLLNEDKKLQRAEKQLELLLSYLHLVKTEGEVSKSQLLKKSGASDAQLKGLVDKSILFLEKRHVDRLMYLPRNINIDFTLTPAQQIALEEVNTSMAEKPVCLLHGITSSGKTQVYIKLIEQYVRKGKQVLYLLPEIALTSQIIRRLQRHFGGYIGIYHSKFNQNERLEIWNKVKTGELKIVLGARSSLFLPFSDLGLIVADEEHDASYKQQDPAPRYHARDGAVYYASLFNARVLLGSATPSIESYFNAQTQKYGLVELNERFGGVQLPVINIIDTKKILRPDKDKVIISPELQVAIEHSLQRNKQVILFQNRRGYSPYQICQACGWIPQCKYCDVSLTFHKNTNKLHCHYCGTVYPPVHTCMACGSDRFLQRNFGTEKIEEQLEEIFPKYRIARMDVDSVRGKTAHDNLIQLFEQQRLDMLVGTQMVVKGLDFEHVELVGILDADSLLSFADFRVNERAFQLMEQVSGRAGRKDEQGHVMIQVSNTRHPVLQYVQQHDYRSFYHYEIEGRRQFSYPPFSRCILLTFKHHLKDVADAAANSIAASLKTEFGNYLVGPAEPIVNRVRNQYLMELMIKLPREAQIIQRCKQQLQEQIAIMHQHQRFRKVVVIVDVDTI; encoded by the coding sequence TTGTTTGCAGAAGTAATCATACCGCTGGCATTACCCAAGAACTATACCTGGGCTGTACCCGACCACCTGGCAGAGCAGGTAAAAGAAGGCGTGCGGGTGGAAGTAGGGCTCCGGCAAACAAAAAGATATGCAGGGGTTGTCAAGCGGCTGCACAACGAAAAGCCTGAATTCTTTGAGCCCAAAGACATCCTCAACGTGCTGGATGCAGAGCCCATCGTGTACAAGGAACAATTGCAATTGTGGGAGTGGATTGCCCGTTATTATATGTGCAGTGAAGGAGAGGTGATGGCGGCGGCATTGCCTTCGCATTTTAAATTAAGCAGTGAAACCCAACTGGTCTTTAATGAAGAGTATGGAGAGAACTTCGATCAGTTGGATCATGATGAATACCTCGTGGCGGAAGCACTGCTCTTAAAGAAAGAACTTAAACTGGCCGAGGTGCAACAGGTACTGGATTCCTCGCATGTATACCCGGTCATCAAAAGGCTCATTGATAAAAAGGTATGCTTTGTATGGGAAGCGCTCAAAGAAACCTATACGCCCAAAAAAGAGACCTTCGTATTGCTGAACCCGCTATATGATAATGAAGACGAACTGGCCAAACTGCTCAATGAAGATAAAAAGCTGCAGCGCGCCGAAAAGCAACTGGAATTATTGCTGAGCTACCTGCACCTGGTCAAAACAGAAGGAGAGGTATCCAAATCCCAACTGCTCAAAAAGAGCGGCGCTTCCGATGCACAACTGAAGGGGCTGGTAGATAAGAGCATCCTGTTCCTGGAAAAGCGGCATGTAGACCGGCTGATGTACCTGCCGCGCAACATCAACATAGACTTTACCTTAACGCCTGCCCAGCAAATAGCGCTGGAAGAGGTCAACACCTCCATGGCGGAAAAACCGGTCTGCCTCCTGCACGGCATTACTTCCAGTGGTAAAACACAGGTGTACATTAAACTCATAGAGCAATATGTGCGCAAGGGCAAACAGGTATTGTACCTCTTGCCGGAGATTGCCCTTACCTCGCAGATCATACGCCGCCTGCAAAGGCATTTCGGCGGCTACATTGGCATCTACCACAGTAAATTCAACCAGAATGAACGGCTGGAAATATGGAACAAGGTAAAGACCGGTGAGCTGAAGATCGTGCTGGGCGCCCGCTCGTCGTTATTCCTTCCCTTCAGCGACCTGGGACTGATCGTGGCCGATGAAGAGCATGATGCTTCCTATAAGCAGCAGGACCCTGCACCGCGCTACCATGCACGGGATGGAGCCGTATACTATGCCTCGCTGTTCAATGCACGGGTGTTGCTGGGCAGCGCCACGCCTTCCATAGAAAGCTATTTCAATGCCCAGACGCAGAAGTATGGACTGGTAGAACTGAATGAACGTTTTGGCGGCGTGCAACTGCCGGTGATCAACATCATTGATACCAAAAAGATCCTGCGTCCCGATAAAGATAAAGTGATCATTTCCCCTGAATTACAGGTGGCGATTGAACATTCGCTGCAAAGGAATAAGCAGGTGATCCTTTTCCAGAACCGCCGGGGATATTCACCCTATCAGATCTGCCAGGCCTGCGGATGGATACCACAATGCAAGTATTGCGATGTATCGCTCACCTTTCACAAGAATACCAATAAACTGCATTGCCACTATTGTGGTACGGTATACCCACCCGTTCACACCTGTATGGCCTGCGGCAGCGATCGCTTCCTGCAACGTAACTTTGGTACAGAGAAAATAGAAGAGCAACTGGAAGAAATATTTCCCAAATACCGGATCGCCCGCATGGATGTAGACAGTGTACGGGGGAAGACGGCCCATGATAACCTCATCCAGTTGTTTGAACAGCAAAGGCTGGATATGCTGGTAGGTACGCAGATGGTGGTGAAAGGACTCGATTTTGAGCATGTGGAGCTGGTAGGCATCCTCGACGCCGATAGTCTGCTGAGCTTTGCCGATTTCCGGGTCAATGAACGCGCCTTCCAGTTGATGGAGCAGGTGAGTGGCCGGGCAGGCCGTAAAGACGAGCAGGGGCATGTAATGATACAGGTGTCCAATACACGGCACCCCGTGCTGCAATACGTGCAGCAACATGATTACCGTTCTTTTTATCATTATGAGATTGAAGGACGCCGCCAGTTCTCCTACCCGCCCTTCTCCCGGTGTATCCTGCTTACCTTTAAGCACCACCTCAAAGATGTGGCGGATGCTGCGGCCAATAGCATTGCTGCCTCCCTGAAAACGGAATTTGGCAACTACCTGGTGGGGCCTGCAGAGCCCATCGTAAACCGGGTACGCAATCAATACCTGATGGAGCTCATGATCAAGCTTCCCCGCGAAGCGCAGATCATACAGCGTTGCAAGCAACAGCTCCAGGAGCAGATTGCTATCATGCACCAGCACCAACGCTTCAGAAAAGTGGTTGTCATTGTTGATGTTGATACCATATAG
- the murB gene encoding UDP-N-acetylmuramate dehydrogenase translates to MQIQQNISLLPYNTMGIDVKARHFAPFTDTDELSQLLEVQPATKPALILGGGSNILFTKDYDGLVAKNEVKGVNVVKEDKSHVYVKAGAGENWHSFVEHCLQRNLAGVENLSLIPGNVGASPMQNIGAYGVEIKDVFEELEAFHIHDKKIHLFSLNDCDFGYRESVFKRRYRDQFVILNVTYRLNKTPRFNTSYGAIEQELEHMGVQQLSIRAIANAVINIRRSKLPDPQEIGNAGSFFKNPSIPAPYYQQLQQSFPGIVGYANTDGTVKLAAGWLIEQCGWKGVRRGDAGCHAKQALVLVNYGQATGKAIYDLSEEILQSVKTKFGVTLEREVNIV, encoded by the coding sequence ATGCAGATCCAGCAAAACATATCGCTCCTTCCATACAATACCATGGGCATTGATGTGAAAGCCCGGCACTTTGCCCCTTTTACAGATACAGATGAGCTATCGCAGCTATTGGAGGTGCAACCGGCTACAAAGCCTGCCCTCATCCTGGGAGGCGGTAGTAATATCCTGTTTACAAAGGACTACGATGGACTGGTAGCAAAGAATGAGGTGAAGGGTGTAAACGTTGTAAAGGAAGACAAGAGCCATGTATATGTAAAAGCAGGGGCAGGAGAGAACTGGCACTCCTTTGTAGAGCACTGCCTGCAAAGGAACCTGGCCGGCGTGGAGAACCTTTCCCTCATTCCCGGCAATGTAGGCGCCAGTCCTATGCAGAACATCGGGGCCTATGGAGTGGAGATCAAAGATGTGTTTGAAGAACTGGAAGCCTTTCACATCCACGACAAAAAAATACACCTGTTCAGCCTCAATGATTGTGATTTCGGCTACCGGGAAAGTGTATTCAAACGCCGCTACCGCGATCAGTTCGTGATCCTGAACGTTACCTACCGGCTTAATAAAACACCCCGCTTCAATACCAGCTATGGCGCAATTGAGCAGGAACTGGAGCACATGGGTGTACAGCAACTGAGCATCCGGGCTATTGCCAATGCGGTCATTAACATACGCCGTTCCAAATTACCCGATCCACAGGAGATTGGCAATGCCGGCAGCTTCTTCAAAAACCCTTCCATACCTGCTCCTTACTACCAGCAACTCCAACAGTCATTTCCTGGAATCGTTGGTTATGCCAATACCGATGGTACCGTAAAACTGGCGGCCGGCTGGCTCATTGAACAATGCGGCTGGAAGGGCGTACGCCGCGGTGATGCAGGCTGCCATGCCAAACAGGCATTGGTGCTGGTCAATTACGGTCAGGCAACCGGGAAAGCCATCTATGACCTCAGTGAGGAGATCCTCCAAAGCGTGAAGACTAAATTTGGCGTAACGTTGGAAAGGGAAGTGAATATCGTGTAG
- a CDS encoding PAS domain-containing protein codes for MITSTHPLNILVVEDNPGDYFLFTEYLRLTNLPIRELHHAEKLQEALEIIQDHTPDLIFLDLTLPDSEGIQSFTRLNDQAPHISIIVLSGLSDTQIALNTIVTGAQDYLVKGEFDEKLLAKSIQYSIERKKILQKVVENYERYNTLIKATNDTIWDWDLRTNEILWNEGITNIFGFKPIDVQNTIEWHNQKIHPDDRERVMQKIDQCIHEGKDQWQEEYRYLSATGTYRFVFDRGYILRTDQHKPYRVIGAMMDITERKKMQEELLRSQIETQKLITQITIQTQEQERREIGRELHDNINQILATAKLCVDMAMNDEDVRKELLYKSYDNISKAINEIRYLSKNLVPPSLGDIGLKEALLEMIENMTVSPDLNIRIKANDQHIETLSNNKKLILYRIVQEQMNNIVKHARATQADIELKTSRKKAHLIIKDNGIGFDPKQKAKGIGLNNIVSRVEMQNGNMEIISSNGHGCVLKVDIPL; via the coding sequence ATGATCACGTCAACACATCCATTGAACATTTTAGTAGTAGAAGATAATCCCGGCGACTATTTCCTGTTTACCGAATACCTCCGTCTGACCAATTTGCCCATCCGCGAATTGCATCATGCTGAAAAGCTGCAGGAAGCATTGGAGATCATACAAGATCATACACCCGACCTTATTTTTCTCGACCTGACTTTACCCGACAGCGAAGGCATTCAATCCTTTACCCGCCTTAATGACCAGGCGCCCCATATTTCCATTATTGTCCTGTCGGGCCTGTCCGACACCCAAATAGCGCTCAATACCATTGTCACGGGCGCCCAGGATTACCTGGTAAAGGGGGAATTTGATGAAAAGCTGCTGGCCAAATCCATCCAATACAGTATTGAGCGCAAGAAGATACTCCAAAAGGTGGTGGAGAACTATGAACGTTATAATACGCTGATCAAGGCCACCAATGATACGATCTGGGACTGGGACCTGCGCACCAATGAGATATTGTGGAATGAAGGCATTACCAATATTTTTGGCTTTAAGCCAATTGATGTGCAGAATACGATTGAATGGCACAACCAAAAGATCCACCCGGACGACCGCGAACGGGTGATGCAGAAGATAGACCAGTGCATTCACGAGGGCAAGGACCAGTGGCAGGAAGAATACCGTTACCTGTCGGCCACCGGCACCTATCGTTTTGTGTTTGACCGGGGATATATCCTGCGCACAGACCAGCATAAGCCTTACCGTGTTATCGGCGCCATGATGGATATTACAGAGCGCAAGAAGATGCAGGAGGAACTCCTGCGGAGCCAGATAGAGACCCAAAAACTGATCACGCAGATCACGATCCAGACGCAGGAACAGGAACGAAGGGAAATAGGCCGCGAGCTGCATGATAATATTAACCAGATACTGGCTACGGCCAAGCTATGCGTGGATATGGCCATGAATGATGAAGATGTGCGCAAAGAGCTGCTGTATAAGAGCTATGATAATATTTCGAAAGCGATCAATGAGATCAGGTATTTATCCAAGAACCTCGTTCCCCCTTCCCTGGGCGATATCGGCCTCAAGGAGGCCCTGCTGGAAATGATCGAGAATATGACGGTGTCGCCCGACCTGAATATCCGCATCAAGGCCAATGACCAGCATATAGAAACCCTCTCCAATAATAAAAAGCTGATCCTTTACCGTATTGTACAGGAGCAGATGAATAATATTGTAAAGCATGCCCGCGCCACGCAGGCCGATATAGAGTTAAAGACCTCCCGCAAGAAAGCGCATCTCATTATTAAAGACAATGGTATTGGTTTTGATCCCAAACAAAAAGCCAAAGGCATCGGCTTAAATAATATTGTGAGCCGGGTGGAAATGCAGAACGGCAATATGGAGATCATCAGCAGTAATGGACATGGTTGCGTATTGAAAGTGGATATTCCGTTGTAG
- a CDS encoding response regulator encodes MKRKLNCVLLIDDDEPTNFLNKMIIEDTGCVREVKVTQSAREALDYLSGRQQLTDGDKPPTPEIIFLDINMPAMDGWEFLERYDKLSPEQKASMIVVMLTTSFNPEDELKASKISYISSYQNKPLTQEILMDIFEEHFGS; translated from the coding sequence ATGAAAAGAAAATTAAATTGTGTACTGCTCATTGATGATGATGAGCCTACTAATTTCCTCAATAAAATGATCATTGAGGATACGGGTTGCGTGCGGGAAGTGAAAGTAACACAAAGCGCCCGCGAAGCATTGGACTACCTGTCGGGCAGGCAACAATTGACCGATGGCGATAAGCCACCTACACCGGAAATCATCTTCCTGGATATTAACATGCCGGCCATGGATGGCTGGGAATTCCTGGAAAGGTATGATAAGCTATCGCCGGAGCAAAAGGCTTCTATGATTGTTGTTATGCTTACTACTTCCTTTAACCCCGAAGATGAATTAAAAGCCAGCAAGATCAGTTACATTTCCAGCTATCAGAACAAGCCGCTTACACAGGAGATCCTGATGGATATCTTTGAAGAACACTTTGGTTCGTGA
- the mtaB gene encoding tRNA (N(6)-L-threonylcarbamoyladenosine(37)-C(2))-methylthiotransferase MtaB gives MAEKKTVAFHTLGCKLNFSETSTLTRLLENEGFEKTDFENQADVYVINTCSVTDNADKECRHLVRRIQRKSPESLVVITGCYAQLKPKEIAEIPGVDLVLGAAEKFNIAHHIRELAKGDSAKICSCDIETVSGFNASYSLNDRTRTFLKVQDGCDYNCAFCTIPMARGKSRSDSIANVLRNVEELATTDVKEIVLTGINLGDFGKGPDGSRQHEESFFDLIKALDKVEGIERYRISSIEPNLLTNEIIEFVANSDKFMPHFHMPLQSGSNHILGQMRRRYKRELYADRVNLIKTLMPHCAIGVDVIVGFPGESNDHFKETFDFLHALDVTYLHVFTYSERDNTKALEIEPIVPVNIRHERNKTLRNLSYMKMQYFTQLHAGQTRKVLFERHEKNGMMEGYTDNYIKITMPYRADHANQIVDCAL, from the coding sequence ATGGCAGAAAAAAAGACAGTAGCATTTCATACACTTGGCTGTAAACTCAACTTTTCAGAGACTTCCACCCTCACCCGTTTACTGGAAAATGAAGGATTTGAGAAGACTGATTTTGAGAATCAGGCAGATGTGTATGTTATTAACACTTGTTCTGTAACCGACAATGCCGATAAGGAATGCCGGCACCTGGTACGCCGCATCCAGCGCAAATCGCCCGAAAGCCTGGTGGTGATCACCGGCTGTTATGCGCAGTTAAAGCCGAAAGAAATAGCTGAAATACCAGGGGTTGACCTGGTGCTGGGCGCCGCCGAAAAGTTCAATATCGCCCACCATATCCGGGAGCTGGCCAAAGGCGACTCTGCTAAGATATGCAGTTGCGATATTGAGACCGTGAGCGGGTTCAATGCCTCGTATTCCCTGAACGACCGGACCCGTACGTTCCTGAAAGTGCAGGATGGCTGCGATTATAATTGCGCTTTCTGTACCATTCCCATGGCCAGGGGGAAAAGCCGTAGTGACAGCATCGCCAATGTGTTGCGCAATGTAGAGGAACTGGCCACAACCGACGTGAAGGAGATCGTTTTAACAGGTATTAACCTGGGCGATTTTGGTAAAGGCCCCGACGGAAGCCGTCAACACGAAGAAAGCTTTTTTGACCTGATCAAAGCGCTGGACAAGGTAGAAGGCATTGAACGTTACCGTATTTCCTCCATCGAACCCAATCTGCTGACGAATGAGATCATTGAATTTGTGGCCAATAGCGACAAGTTCATGCCTCATTTCCACATGCCCCTGCAAAGTGGCAGTAACCATATTCTGGGACAGATGAGAAGGCGGTATAAACGGGAATTGTATGCCGACCGGGTTAATCTGATCAAAACTCTGATGCCCCACTGTGCGATCGGCGTGGACGTCATTGTAGGCTTTCCCGGCGAGTCAAATGACCATTTCAAAGAAACTTTTGATTTTTTGCACGCACTTGACGTAACTTATCTCCACGTTTTCACGTATTCAGAGAGGGACAATACCAAAGCATTGGAAATTGAGCCTATCGTGCCGGTCAATATCCGTCATGAAAGAAACAAAACGTTGCGCAACCTGTCCTATATGAAAATGCAGTATTTTACCCAACTGCATGCTGGTCAAACCCGTAAAGTATTATTTGAGAGGCATGAGAAGAATGGTATGATGGAAGGGTATACCGACAATTATATCAAGATCACGATGCCTTACCGTGCCGACCACGCCAACCAGATAGTAGATTGTGCTTTGTAA
- a CDS encoding DUF4258 domain-containing protein — protein sequence MKKARPVIVVLPLIVVVLFILLKNNHSRNKGKELPRQEQTETGPQRTADTPNRFPRRQVTTPPSDGPVRDGGFDRRTSNMIYTKHARCRMACRHIDESEVQEILEKGIVNERKSEPAGRPDPKYALEGRTHDGQQVRIVFAPTSRGMVVITVIDLDTNWSCDCK from the coding sequence ATGAAAAAGGCCCGCCCTGTTATTGTAGTCTTACCGCTTATTGTAGTCGTCCTCTTCATCTTGTTGAAAAACAACCATTCACGCAACAAGGGAAAAGAGCTTCCCAGGCAGGAGCAAACAGAAACCGGTCCCCAAAGAACAGCCGACACCCCCAACCGTTTCCCCAGGCGCCAGGTGACAACTCCTCCCAGTGACGGGCCAGTCAGGGACGGGGGATTTGACCGCCGCACCAGCAACATGATCTATACCAAACATGCGCGCTGCCGCATGGCCTGCCGCCATATTGATGAAAGTGAAGTACAGGAGATACTGGAAAAGGGTATCGTGAATGAGCGTAAAAGTGAACCCGCCGGCCGGCCCGATCCCAAATATGCCCTTGAAGGCCGCACCCACGATGGCCAGCAGGTACGCATTGTTTTTGCGCCTACCAGCCGGGGGATGGTGGTCATCACCGTAATAGACCTCGATACCAATTGGAGTTGCGATTGTAAATAA
- a CDS encoding DNA-3-methyladenine glycosylase I: MAIQAPKKSYCEAVWEMEPGNVHIRYHDHEYGFPIRDDNELFGRLVLEINQAGLSWLTILKKKDNFFQAFDHFNIEKVARYTDKKIASLLQDEGIIRNRLKINAAIENAKRIRQLQKENGSFQQWLQAHHPLTKEEWVKLFKKTFVFTGGEIVHSFLMSIGYLPGAHIERCPIYKKILKTKPAWLTHAK, from the coding sequence ATGGCCATACAGGCGCCTAAAAAAAGTTATTGCGAAGCGGTTTGGGAAATGGAGCCCGGAAATGTGCATATCCGCTACCATGATCACGAATATGGGTTCCCGATCCGGGACGACAATGAGCTGTTTGGACGCCTGGTGCTGGAAATTAACCAGGCAGGGCTGAGCTGGCTCACCATCCTCAAAAAGAAAGACAACTTCTTTCAGGCATTCGACCATTTCAATATTGAAAAAGTAGCCCGCTATACCGATAAAAAGATAGCCAGTCTGCTGCAGGATGAAGGCATCATCCGCAACCGGTTAAAAATTAATGCCGCCATTGAAAATGCCAAACGCATCAGGCAACTGCAAAAAGAGAACGGCTCCTTTCAGCAATGGTTACAGGCCCACCATCCGCTTACAAAAGAAGAATGGGTGAAACTATTCAAAAAAACATTCGTTTTTACCGGCGGCGAGATCGTGCATTCCTTTCTCATGAGCATTGGCTACCTGCCTGGGGCGCATATAGAGCGTTGCCCCATTTACAAAAAAATACTAAAGACAAAACCTGCCTGGCTTACCCATGCTAAATAA